From Streptomyces zhihengii, the proteins below share one genomic window:
- the gyrA gene encoding DNA gyrase subunit A, producing MADETSPASGGDTPTPVTTEDEGPQMRIEPVGLETEMQRSYLDYAMSVIVSRALPDVRDGLKPVHRRVLYAMYDGGYRPEKGFYKCARVVGDVMGTYHPHGDSSIYDALVRLAQPWSMRMPLVDSNGNFGSPGNDPAAAMRYTECKMAPLSMEMLRDIDEETVDFQDNYDGRNQEPTVLPARFPNLLVNGSAGIAVGMATNIPPHNLREVAAGAQWALDHPEATHEELLDALIERIKGPDFPTGALVVGRKGIEEAYRTGRGSITMRAVVEVEEIQNRQCLVVTELPYQVNPDNLAQKIADLVKDAKIGGIADVRDETSSRTGQRLVIVLKRDAVAKVVLNNLYKHTDLQTNFGANMLALVDGVPRTLSLDAFIRHWVTHQVEVVVRRTRFRLRKAEERAHILRGLLKALDAIDEVIALIRRSDTVDVARGGLMDLLEIDEIQANAILEMQLRRLAALERQKIIQEHDELQAKINEYNAILASPEKQRAIISEELTALVDKFGDDRRSKLVPFDGDMSIEDLIAEEDIVVTISRGGYVKRTKTDDYRSQKRGGKGVRGTKLKEDDIVDHFFVSTTHHWLLFFTNKGRVYRAKAYELPDAGRDARGQHVANLLAFQPDEQIAQILAIRDYEAAPYLVLATKAGLVKKTSLKDYDSPRSGGVIAINLRETDSGADDELIGAELVSAEDDLLLISRKAQSIRFTATDEALRPMGRATSGVKGMSFRADDELLSMNVVRPGTFVFTATDGGYAKRTPVDEYRVQGRGGLGIKAAKIVEDRGSLVGALVVEETDEILAITLGGGVIRTRVNEVRETGRDTMGVQLINLGKRDAVVGIARNAEAGREAEEVDGSEPVDPETAEAAAEGTPPSAGEHEE from the coding sequence ATGGCCGACGAGACTTCCCCTGCCTCCGGCGGGGACACCCCTACCCCTGTGACCACCGAGGACGAGGGTCCGCAGATGCGGATCGAGCCGGTCGGTCTCGAGACCGAGATGCAGCGCTCGTACCTGGACTACGCGATGTCCGTCATCGTGTCCCGGGCGCTGCCCGACGTCCGGGACGGACTCAAGCCCGTCCACCGCCGGGTGCTGTACGCGATGTACGACGGCGGCTACCGGCCCGAGAAGGGCTTCTACAAGTGCGCCCGCGTCGTCGGCGACGTCATGGGCACGTACCACCCGCACGGCGACTCCTCGATCTACGACGCCCTGGTGCGCCTGGCCCAGCCGTGGTCGATGCGGATGCCGCTGGTCGACTCCAACGGCAACTTCGGCTCCCCGGGCAACGACCCGGCCGCCGCCATGCGCTACACCGAGTGCAAGATGGCGCCGCTGTCCATGGAGATGCTCCGGGACATCGACGAGGAGACCGTCGACTTCCAGGACAACTACGACGGCCGCAACCAGGAGCCGACGGTCCTGCCGGCCCGCTTCCCGAACCTGCTGGTCAACGGCAGCGCCGGTATCGCGGTCGGTATGGCCACCAACATCCCGCCGCACAACCTGCGCGAGGTCGCGGCCGGCGCCCAGTGGGCGCTGGACCACCCGGAGGCCACCCACGAGGAGCTGCTCGACGCCCTGATCGAGCGGATCAAGGGGCCGGACTTCCCGACCGGCGCCCTGGTCGTGGGCCGCAAGGGCATCGAGGAGGCGTACCGCACCGGTCGCGGCTCCATCACGATGCGCGCGGTCGTCGAGGTCGAGGAGATCCAGAACCGGCAGTGCCTGGTCGTCACGGAGCTTCCGTACCAGGTCAACCCGGACAACCTGGCGCAGAAGATCGCCGACCTGGTGAAGGACGCCAAGATCGGCGGCATCGCCGACGTCCGCGACGAGACCTCCTCGCGCACCGGCCAGCGTCTGGTGATCGTGCTCAAGCGCGACGCGGTCGCCAAGGTCGTGCTGAACAACCTCTACAAGCACACCGACCTCCAGACCAACTTCGGCGCCAACATGCTGGCCCTGGTCGATGGGGTGCCGCGCACGCTCTCGCTGGACGCGTTCATCCGCCACTGGGTGACCCACCAGGTCGAGGTCGTCGTCCGGCGCACCCGCTTCCGGCTGCGCAAGGCCGAGGAGCGGGCGCACATCCTGCGCGGCCTGCTCAAGGCCCTGGACGCCATCGACGAGGTCATCGCGCTGATCCGGCGCAGCGACACCGTCGACGTCGCCCGCGGCGGCCTGATGGACCTCCTGGAGATCGACGAGATCCAGGCGAACGCCATCCTGGAGATGCAGCTCCGCCGGCTCGCCGCCCTGGAGCGCCAGAAGATCATCCAGGAGCACGACGAGCTCCAGGCCAAGATCAACGAGTACAACGCGATCCTGGCCTCGCCGGAGAAGCAGCGCGCCATCATCAGCGAGGAACTCACCGCGCTGGTCGACAAGTTCGGCGACGACCGCCGCTCCAAGCTGGTGCCGTTCGACGGCGACATGTCCATCGAGGACCTGATCGCCGAGGAGGACATCGTCGTCACCATCTCGCGTGGCGGCTATGTGAAGCGCACCAAGACCGACGACTACCGGTCCCAGAAGCGCGGCGGCAAGGGGGTGCGCGGCACGAAGCTGAAGGAGGACGACATCGTCGACCACTTCTTCGTCTCCACCACCCACCACTGGCTGCTGTTCTTCACCAACAAGGGCCGGGTCTACCGGGCGAAGGCGTACGAGCTCCCGGACGCCGGCCGGGACGCCCGCGGCCAGCACGTCGCCAACCTGCTGGCCTTCCAGCCGGACGAGCAGATCGCCCAGATCCTCGCGATCCGCGACTACGAGGCCGCCCCGTACCTGGTGCTCGCCACCAAGGCCGGTCTGGTCAAGAAGACCTCGCTGAAGGACTACGACTCCCCGCGCTCCGGCGGTGTCATCGCGATCAACCTCCGCGAGACGGACTCCGGCGCCGACGACGAGCTGATCGGGGCCGAACTGGTCTCCGCCGAGGACGATCTGCTGCTCATCAGCAGGAAGGCGCAGTCGATCCGTTTCACGGCGACGGACGAGGCGCTGCGTCCCATGGGACGCGCGACCTCGGGCGTCAAGGGCATGAGTTTCCGCGCGGACGACGAACTGCTCTCGATGAATGTCGTCCGGCCCGGTACGTTCGTCTTCACTGCCACCGACGGCGGGTACGCGAAGCGGACCCCGGTCGACGAGTACCGCGTCCAGGGTCGTGGCGGCCTCGGCATCAAGGCTGCGAAGATCGTGGAGGACCGCGGTTCGCTCGTGGGCGCGCTGGTGGTCGAGGAGACGGACGAGATCCTCGCCATCACGCTGGGCGGCGGTGTGATTCGTACGCGAGTCAACGAAGTCAGGGAGACGGGCCGTGACACCATGGGCGTCCAACTGATCAATCTGGGCAAGCGTGATGCCGTCGTCGGCATCGCACGCAACGCCGAGGCGGGCCGTGAGGCCGAAGAGGTCGACGGGTCCGAGCCGGTCGACCCCGAGACGGCCGAGGCGGCCGCCGAGGGCACCCCGCCCTCGGCAGGGGAGCACGAGGAGTAG
- the gyrB gene encoding DNA topoisomerase (ATP-hydrolyzing) subunit B: protein MLCQKGRFVADSGNPNENIPSNTAGGSGEAGASYDASAITVLEGLDAVRKRPGMYIGSTGERGLHHLVQEVVDNSVDEALAGHADTIDVTILADGGVRVVDNGRGIPVDMHPVEKKPAVEVVLTVLHAGGKFGGGGYAVSGGLHGVGVSVVNALSTKVSVEIKRDGYRWTQDYKLGVPTAPLAQHEQVEDSGTTVTFWADPDVFETTDYSFETLARRFQEMAFLNKGLTLTLTDERESAKATMNADDPDAAETAEEQPARTVKYHYEGGIVDFVKYLNSRKGELIHPTVIDVEAEDKERMLSVEIAMQWNSQYTEGVYSFANTIHTHEGGTHEEGFRAALTGLVNRYAREKKLLREKDDNLSGEDIREGLTAIISVKLGEPQFEGQTKTKLGNTEAKTFVQKVVHEHLTDWFDRNPNEAADIIRKSIQAATARVAARKARDLTRRKGLLESASLPGKLSDCQSNDPTKCEIFIVEGDSAGGSAKSGRNPMYQAILPIRGKILNVEKARIDKILQNTEVQALISAFGTGVHEDFDIEKLRYHKIILMADADVDGQHINTLLLTFLFRFMRPLVEAGHVFLSRPPLYKIKWGRDDFEYAYSDRERDALVEMGKQAGKRIREDSIQRFKGLGEMNAEELRVTTMDQEHRVLGQVTLDDAAQADDLFSVLMGEDVEARRSFIQRNAKDVRFLDI, encoded by the coding sequence GTGCTGTGCCAGAAAGGGCGCTTCGTGGCCGATTCCGGCAACCCCAACGAGAACATCCCGTCCAACACTGCCGGTGGGAGCGGCGAGGCCGGCGCCTCGTACGACGCCAGCGCGATCACGGTCCTCGAGGGCCTTGACGCGGTCCGCAAGCGCCCCGGCATGTACATCGGGTCGACCGGAGAGCGCGGCCTCCACCACCTGGTGCAGGAGGTCGTCGACAACTCCGTCGACGAGGCCCTCGCCGGGCACGCGGACACGATCGACGTCACGATCCTGGCCGACGGCGGCGTGCGCGTCGTCGACAACGGCCGCGGCATCCCGGTCGACATGCACCCGGTGGAGAAGAAGCCGGCCGTCGAGGTCGTCCTCACCGTCCTGCACGCGGGCGGCAAGTTCGGCGGCGGCGGGTACGCCGTCTCCGGCGGTCTGCACGGCGTCGGCGTCTCCGTGGTGAACGCGCTGTCCACCAAGGTCTCCGTGGAGATCAAGCGCGACGGCTACCGCTGGACGCAGGACTACAAGCTCGGCGTCCCCACCGCGCCCCTCGCCCAGCACGAGCAGGTCGAGGACTCCGGCACGACCGTCACCTTCTGGGCGGACCCGGACGTCTTCGAGACCACCGACTACTCCTTCGAGACGCTCGCCAGGCGCTTCCAGGAGATGGCCTTCCTCAACAAGGGCCTGACCCTGACGCTGACCGACGAGCGCGAGTCGGCCAAGGCGACGATGAACGCCGACGACCCGGACGCCGCCGAGACGGCCGAGGAGCAGCCGGCGCGGACGGTGAAGTACCACTACGAGGGCGGCATCGTCGACTTCGTGAAGTACCTCAACTCCCGCAAGGGCGAGCTGATCCACCCGACCGTGATCGACGTGGAGGCCGAGGACAAGGAGCGGATGCTCTCGGTCGAGATCGCGATGCAGTGGAACTCGCAGTACACCGAGGGCGTGTACTCCTTCGCGAACACCATCCACACCCATGAGGGCGGTACCCACGAGGAGGGCTTCCGCGCCGCGCTGACGGGCCTGGTCAACCGTTACGCCCGCGAGAAGAAGCTGCTGCGCGAGAAGGACGACAACCTCTCCGGCGAGGACATCCGCGAGGGTCTGACGGCGATCATCTCGGTCAAGCTGGGCGAGCCCCAGTTCGAGGGCCAGACGAAGACCAAGCTGGGCAACACCGAGGCGAAGACCTTCGTGCAGAAGGTCGTCCACGAGCACCTGACCGACTGGTTCGACCGCAACCCGAACGAGGCCGCGGACATCATCCGCAAGTCGATCCAGGCGGCCACCGCCCGGGTCGCGGCCCGCAAGGCGCGCGACCTGACCCGCCGCAAGGGGCTGCTGGAGTCGGCCTCGCTGCCCGGCAAGCTGAGCGACTGCCAGTCCAACGACCCCACCAAGTGCGAGATCTTCATCGTCGAGGGAGACTCCGCCGGCGGCTCGGCCAAGTCCGGCCGCAATCCGATGTACCAGGCCATCCTGCCGATCCGCGGCAAGATCCTGAACGTCGAGAAGGCGCGCATCGACAAGATCCTGCAGAACACCGAGGTCCAGGCGCTGATCTCGGCCTTCGGCACCGGGGTCCACGAGGACTTCGACATCGAGAAGCTGCGCTATCACAAGATCATCCTGATGGCGGACGCCGACGTCGACGGCCAGCACATCAACACCCTGCTGCTGACGTTCCTGTTCCGCTTCATGCGGCCGCTGGTCGAGGCCGGGCACGTGTTCCTGTCCCGCCCCCCGCTGTACAAGATCAAGTGGGGCCGTGACGACTTCGAGTACGCGTACTCGGACCGTGAGCGCGACGCCCTGGTCGAGATGGGCAAGCAGGCCGGCAAGCGCATCAGGGAGGACTCGATCCAGCGCTTCAAGGGCCTCGGCGAGATGAACGCCGAGGAGCTGCGGGTGACCACCATGGACCAGGAGCACCGGGTGCTCGGCCAGGTCACGCTGGACGACGCGGCCCAGGCCGACGACCTGTTCTCGGTGCTGATGGGTGAGGACGTCGAGGCGCGGCGCTCGTTCATCCAGCGCAACGCCAAGGACGTCCGCTTCCTCGACATCTGA
- a CDS encoding DUF721 domain-containing protein: MSGDEERAVPEPSGVDLARVALRAAKEQARARGAAAQQKKQARRGGGLRSGARADGRDPLPLGAAINRLITERGWETPAAVGGVMGRWPQIVGDDLAKHCVPLRYDEDPDQRLLTVQCDSTAWATQLRLLAPRLVARLNEDLGHGTVRAIKVLGPGGPQRRYGPLRAPGSTGPGDTYG, translated from the coding sequence ATGAGCGGCGACGAGGAGCGGGCCGTCCCGGAGCCGTCCGGGGTGGACCTGGCCCGGGTCGCGCTGCGGGCCGCCAAGGAGCAGGCCCGGGCGCGGGGCGCGGCGGCGCAGCAGAAGAAGCAGGCCAGGCGCGGCGGCGGGCTGCGTTCCGGCGCGCGGGCGGACGGCCGCGACCCGCTGCCGCTGGGCGCGGCGATCAACCGTCTGATCACCGAGCGGGGCTGGGAGACACCGGCCGCCGTCGGCGGGGTGATGGGCCGCTGGCCGCAGATCGTCGGCGACGACTTGGCCAAGCACTGCGTACCGCTGCGCTACGACGAGGACCCCGACCAGCGGCTGCTGACGGTGCAGTGCGACTCGACGGCCTGGGCGACCCAGCTGAGGCTGCTGGCGCCGCGGCTGGTGGCCCGGCTCAACGAGGACCTCGGGCACGGGACGGTGCGCGCGATCAAGGTGCTGGGGCCGGGCGGTCCGCAGCGCCGCTACGGCCCGCTGCGGGCGCCCGGGAGCACCGGGCCGGGGGACACCTACGGCTGA
- the recF gene encoding DNA replication/repair protein RecF (All proteins in this family for which functions are known are DNA-binding proteins that assist the filamentation of RecA onto DNA for the initiation of recombination or recombinational repair.), producing the protein MHVTHLSLADFRSYARVEVPLDPGVTAFVGANGQGKTNLVEAVGYLASLSSHRVSSDAPLVRAGADRAVIRAAVTQGERSQLIELELNPGKANRARINRSSQVRPRDVLGIVRTVLFAPEDLALVKGDPGERRRFLDELVTARSPRMAGVRSDYERVLKQRNTLLKSAAMARRHGGRSMDMSTLDVWDQHLARTGAEVLARRADLITTLQPLADKAYEALAPGGGPVVLEYRSSAGAAGEAHGREEFYEQLMAALADVRKQEIERGVTLVGPHRDDLLLGLGRLPAKGYASHGESWSYALALRLASYDLLRAEGNEPVLVLDDVFAELDARRRERLAELVAPGEQVLVTAAVDDDVPGVLRGARYTVAGGEVARV; encoded by the coding sequence ATGCACGTCACGCATCTGTCGCTGGCCGACTTCCGCTCCTACGCCCGGGTCGAGGTCCCTCTCGATCCGGGCGTCACCGCGTTCGTGGGGGCGAACGGGCAGGGCAAGACCAATCTCGTCGAGGCCGTCGGCTATCTGGCCTCCCTCTCCAGCCACCGGGTCTCCTCGGACGCCCCGCTGGTGCGCGCCGGTGCCGACCGCGCGGTGATCCGGGCCGCGGTCACCCAGGGCGAGCGCTCCCAGCTCATCGAGCTCGAACTCAACCCGGGCAAGGCGAACCGGGCCCGTATCAACAGGTCGTCGCAGGTCAGACCGCGTGACGTGCTGGGCATCGTCCGGACGGTGCTGTTCGCGCCGGAGGATCTCGCGCTGGTCAAGGGGGACCCGGGCGAGCGCCGCAGGTTCCTCGACGAACTGGTCACCGCGCGTTCGCCGCGGATGGCGGGCGTCCGCTCCGACTACGAACGGGTGCTCAAGCAGCGCAACACCCTGCTGAAGTCGGCCGCGATGGCCCGGCGGCACGGCGGCCGGTCGATGGACATGTCCACGCTGGACGTCTGGGACCAGCATCTGGCCCGAACCGGGGCGGAGGTGCTCGCCCGGCGCGCGGACCTGATCACCACCCTCCAGCCCCTCGCGGACAAGGCGTACGAGGCCCTCGCCCCCGGCGGCGGCCCGGTCGTCCTGGAGTACCGTTCCTCCGCCGGTGCGGCCGGCGAGGCCCACGGGCGCGAGGAGTTCTACGAGCAGCTGATGGCCGCGCTGGCCGACGTCCGCAAGCAGGAGATCGAGCGCGGCGTGACGCTGGTCGGCCCGCACCGCGACGACCTGCTGCTCGGGCTCGGCCGGCTGCCCGCCAAGGGCTACGCCAGCCACGGCGAATCCTGGTCCTACGCCCTGGCGCTCCGGCTCGCCTCCTACGACCTGCTGCGCGCGGAGGGCAACGAGCCGGTGCTCGTGCTCGACGACGTCTTCGCCGAGCTGGACGCCCGCCGGCGGGAGCGCCTGGCGGAGCTGGTGGCCCCCGGTGAGCAGGTCCTGGTGACGGCCGCGGTCGACGACGACGTGCCCGGCGTGCTCCGCGGCGCCCGGTACACCGTGGCCGGCGGAGAGGTGGCGCGGGTATGA
- the gnd gene encoding phosphogluconate dehydrogenase (NAD(+)-dependent, decarboxylating) yields the protein MHPRPGVGSDAGRNRHTTIEESQMELGLVGLGKMGGNMRERIRRAGHTVIGYDRNPDVADVHSLEELVGKLKGPRVVWVMVPAGAATQSTIDELAELLSPGDIVVDGGNSRWTDDEKHAVELGIKGIGFVDCGVSGGVWGLENGYALMYGGDAEHVARVQPVFDALKPEGEFGSVHAGKVGAGHFAKMVHNGIEYAMMQAYAEGWELLEKVDSVTDVREVFRSWQEGTVIRSWLLDLAVNALDEDEHLDQLRGFAQDSGEGRWTVEAAIDNAVPLPAITASLFARFASRQDDSPQMKMIAALRNQFGGHAVESKK from the coding sequence GTGCACCCGCGTCCGGGCGTAGGCTCGGACGCGGGTAGGAATCGGCACACAACGATTGAGGAATCTCAGATGGAGCTCGGTCTCGTCGGCCTCGGCAAGATGGGCGGCAACATGCGCGAGCGCATCCGCCGCGCAGGTCACACCGTCATCGGCTACGACCGCAACCCGGATGTCGCGGACGTCCACAGCCTCGAGGAGCTCGTGGGCAAGCTCAAGGGCCCGCGCGTCGTCTGGGTCATGGTCCCGGCGGGTGCCGCGACCCAGTCCACGATCGACGAACTGGCCGAGCTGCTGTCCCCCGGCGACATCGTCGTCGACGGCGGCAACTCCCGCTGGACCGACGACGAGAAGCACGCCGTCGAGCTGGGCATCAAGGGCATCGGCTTCGTCGACTGCGGTGTCTCCGGCGGTGTCTGGGGCCTGGAGAACGGCTACGCCCTGATGTACGGCGGCGACGCCGAGCACGTGGCCAGGGTCCAGCCGGTCTTCGACGCCCTCAAGCCCGAGGGCGAGTTCGGCTCGGTCCACGCGGGCAAGGTCGGTGCCGGTCACTTCGCGAAGATGGTCCACAACGGCATCGAGTACGCGATGATGCAGGCCTACGCCGAGGGCTGGGAGCTGCTGGAGAAGGTCGACTCCGTCACCGATGTGCGCGAGGTCTTCCGCTCCTGGCAGGAGGGCACGGTCATCCGTTCCTGGCTGCTCGACCTCGCGGTGAACGCGCTGGACGAGGACGAGCACCTGGACCAGCTCCGCGGCTTCGCCCAGGACTCCGGAGAGGGCCGCTGGACGGTGGAGGCGGCCATCGACAACGCCGTGCCGCTGCCGGCCATCACGGCCTCGCTGTTCGCGCGGTTCGCCTCGCGTCAGGACGACTCCCCGCAGATGAAGATGATCGCCGCGCTGCGCAACCAGTTCGGCGGCCACGCGGTGGAGAGCAAGAAGTAA
- the dnaN gene encoding DNA polymerase III subunit beta, which produces MKIRVERDVLAEAVAWVARSLPARPPAPVLAGLLLKAEDGALSFSSFDYEVSARVSVEAEIDEDGTVLVSGRLLADICRALPNRPVEISTDGVRATVVCGSSRFTLHTLPVEEYPALPQMPTATGTVPGEVFASAAAQVAIAAGRDDTLPVLTGVRIEIEGDTVTLASTDRYRFAVREFLWKPENPEASAVALVPAKTLLDTAKALTSGDTVTLALSGSGAGEGLIGFEGAGRRTTTRLLEGDLPKYRTLFPTEFNSVAVIETAPFVEAVKRVALVAERNTPVRLSFEKGVLILEAGSSDDAQAVERVDAELEGDDISIAFNPTFLLDGLSAIDSPVAQLSFTTSTKPALLSGRPAMDAEADEAYKYLIMPVRLSG; this is translated from the coding sequence GTGAAGATCCGGGTGGAGCGCGATGTACTCGCGGAGGCGGTGGCCTGGGTGGCCCGGAGCCTTCCGGCCCGTCCGCCGGCGCCGGTGCTCGCGGGCCTTCTGCTGAAGGCCGAGGACGGAGCCCTGAGCTTCTCCAGCTTCGACTACGAGGTCTCGGCCCGGGTGTCCGTGGAGGCCGAGATCGACGAGGACGGCACCGTCCTCGTCTCCGGCCGCCTGCTGGCCGACATCTGCCGCGCCCTGCCCAACCGCCCCGTGGAGATCTCCACGGACGGTGTCCGGGCGACCGTCGTCTGCGGCTCCTCCCGCTTCACCCTCCACACCCTGCCGGTGGAGGAGTACCCGGCCCTGCCGCAGATGCCGACGGCCACCGGCACCGTGCCCGGTGAGGTCTTCGCCTCCGCCGCCGCCCAGGTCGCCATCGCCGCCGGCCGCGACGACACGCTGCCCGTCCTCACCGGTGTGCGCATCGAGATCGAGGGCGACACCGTCACCCTGGCCTCCACCGACCGCTACCGCTTCGCGGTCCGCGAGTTCCTGTGGAAGCCGGAGAACCCGGAGGCGTCCGCCGTCGCCCTGGTGCCCGCCAAGACGCTCCTGGACACCGCCAAGGCGCTGACCAGCGGTGACACCGTCACCCTGGCGCTGTCCGGCTCCGGTGCCGGTGAGGGCCTGATCGGTTTCGAGGGCGCCGGCCGCCGCACCACCACCCGGCTGCTCGAAGGCGACCTGCCGAAGTACCGCACGCTCTTCCCGACCGAGTTCAACTCGGTGGCGGTGATCGAGACCGCGCCGTTCGTCGAGGCCGTCAAGCGTGTGGCCCTGGTCGCCGAGCGGAACACCCCGGTGCGCCTGAGCTTCGAGAAGGGCGTGCTGATCCTCGAGGCCGGCTCCAGCGACGACGCACAGGCTGTGGAGCGGGTGGACGCGGAGCTGGAGGGCGACGACATCTCGATCGCCTTCAACCCGACGTTCCTCCTCGACGGCCTCAGCGCGATCGACTCGCCGGTGGCCCAGCTCTCCTTCACGACCTCCACCAAGCCCGCGCTGCTGAGCGGCCGGCCCGCGATGGACGCCGAGGCGGACGAGGCCTACAAGTACCTGATCATGCCCGTGCGGCTGAGCGGCTGA
- the dnaA gene encoding chromosomal replication initiator protein DnaA: MADVPADLAAVWPRVLEQLLDEGQQGVEPKDKQWIERCQPLALVADTALLAVPNEWGKRVLEGRLAPLISETLSRECGRPIRIAITVDDSAGDPPPAPAPPRHQQQGPRYGAPQHDDSRGGYDSGRPGDGYDGGPYDGGRAGDPYDSRDSRQNDGYETSRQNDGYDGPRKSDGYEPSRGNDGYEPSRQNDGYDGPRKGDGFDGPRQNDPYESYGRRPEADDGLPGVRPTYPEYQQRPEPGAWPRGAEDLGWQQQRLGGFQDRDPYASPPSGRERHDYRPPERQQYDPRPERRDLPEPGTVPRGVPSGAPGPLGAKPAPAPGPGEPHARLNPKYLFDTFVIGASNRFAHAAAVAVAEAPAKAYNPLFIYGESGLGKTHLLHAIGHYARSLYPGTRVRYVSSEEFTNEFINSIRDGKGDTFRKRYRDVDILLVDDIQFLASKESTQEEFFHTFNTLHNANKQIVLSSDRPPKQLMTLEDRLRNRFEWGLTTDVQPPELETRIAILRKKAVQEQLNAPPEVLEFIASRISRNIRELEGALIRVTAFASLNRQPVDLGLTEIVLKDLIPGGEDAAPEITAGAIMAATADYFGLTVEDLCGSSRSRVLVTARQIAMYLCRELTDLSLPKIGAQFGGRDHTTVMHADRKIRALMAERRSIYNQVTELTNRIKNG, encoded by the coding sequence GTGGCTGACGTACCTGCCGATCTTGCCGCAGTGTGGCCACGAGTGCTGGAACAGCTCCTCGACGAGGGCCAGCAGGGCGTCGAGCCCAAGGACAAGCAGTGGATCGAGCGCTGCCAGCCACTGGCGCTGGTCGCGGACACCGCGCTGCTCGCCGTCCCCAACGAATGGGGCAAGCGGGTCCTGGAGGGCCGGCTCGCACCGCTGATCAGCGAGACCCTCAGCCGTGAGTGCGGCCGCCCCATCCGCATCGCGATCACCGTGGACGACTCGGCCGGCGACCCGCCCCCGGCGCCGGCGCCTCCCCGTCACCAGCAGCAGGGGCCCCGTTACGGAGCCCCTCAGCACGACGACTCCCGCGGCGGATACGACTCCGGGCGGCCGGGCGACGGCTACGACGGCGGTCCGTACGACGGCGGCCGCGCCGGGGACCCCTATGACTCCCGTGACTCCCGTCAGAACGACGGGTACGAGACCTCCCGCCAGAACGACGGATACGACGGCCCGCGCAAGAGCGACGGCTACGAACCGTCCCGGGGGAACGACGGATACGAACCGTCCCGCCAGAACGACGGCTACGACGGGCCGCGCAAGGGCGACGGCTTCGACGGACCGCGGCAGAACGACCCATACGAGTCGTACGGCCGCCGGCCGGAGGCCGACGACGGCCTGCCCGGCGTCCGCCCCACCTACCCCGAATACCAGCAGCGCCCCGAGCCCGGTGCCTGGCCGCGCGGCGCGGAGGACCTCGGCTGGCAGCAGCAGCGCCTCGGCGGCTTCCAGGACCGCGACCCGTACGCCTCGCCCCCGTCCGGCCGGGAGCGGCACGATTACCGGCCGCCGGAGCGCCAGCAGTACGACCCGCGGCCGGAGCGGCGCGACCTCCCCGAGCCGGGGACGGTCCCCCGCGGCGTGCCCTCGGGCGCTCCCGGTCCGCTGGGCGCCAAGCCGGCCCCCGCGCCGGGGCCCGGCGAGCCGCACGCCCGGCTGAACCCCAAGTACCTCTTCGACACCTTCGTGATCGGAGCCTCCAACCGCTTCGCGCACGCGGCCGCGGTCGCGGTCGCCGAGGCGCCGGCCAAGGCGTACAACCCGCTGTTCATCTACGGGGAGTCGGGGCTGGGCAAGACCCATCTCCTCCACGCGATCGGGCACTACGCCCGCAGCCTGTACCCGGGCACCCGGGTGCGGTACGTGAGCTCCGAGGAGTTCACCAACGAGTTCATCAACTCCATCCGCGACGGCAAGGGCGACACCTTCCGCAAGCGCTACCGCGACGTGGACATCCTGCTCGTCGACGACATCCAGTTCCTCGCGAGCAAGGAGTCGACGCAGGAGGAGTTCTTCCACACCTTCAACACCCTGCACAACGCCAACAAGCAGATCGTGCTCTCCTCCGACCGGCCGCCGAAGCAGCTCATGACGCTGGAGGACCGGCTGCGCAACCGCTTCGAGTGGGGTCTGACGACCGATGTGCAGCCGCCCGAGCTGGAGACGCGCATCGCGATCCTGCGGAAGAAGGCGGTCCAGGAGCAGCTCAACGCCCCGCCGGAGGTGCTGGAGTTCATCGCCTCCCGTATCTCACGGAACATCAGGGAGCTGGAGGGCGCGCTGATCCGGGTCACGGCCTTCGCCTCGCTCAACCGGCAGCCGGTCGATCTCGGGCTGACCGAGATCGTGCTCAAGGACCTGATCCCGGGTGGCGAGGACGCGGCCCCCGAGATCACCGCCGGCGCGATCATGGCGGCCACCGCCGACTACTTCGGGCTGACGGTCGAGGACCTGTGCGGTTCGTCCCGGAGCCGGGTGCTGGTGACGGCGCGCCAGATCGCCATGTATCTGTGCCGGGAGCTGACGGACCTCTCGCTGCCGAAGATCGGCGCCCAGTTCGGCGGCCGGGACCATACGACGGTGATGCACGCGGACCGGAAGATCCGCGCGCTCATGGCCGAGCGCCGCTCCATCTACAACCAGGTCACCGAGCTGACCAACCGCATCAAGAACGGCTGA
- the rpmH gene encoding 50S ribosomal protein L34, which yields MSKRTFQPNNRRRAKTHGFRLRMRTRAGRAILANRRSKGRANLSA from the coding sequence GTGAGCAAGCGCACCTTCCAGCCGAACAACCGTCGTCGCGCGAAGACCCACGGTTTCCGCCTGCGCATGCGTACCCGCGCCGGCCGCGCCATCCTGGCGAACCGCCGCAGCAAGGGTCGCGCCAACCTGTCCGCCTGA